The Geoalkalibacter subterraneus genome contains the following window.
AAGATGCCGTCAATAGCGTCGGGCAGGGTTCCGTTGCCGGCACCGACCGTATCGAGGGCAGCGGCTTCAAGGCGATTTCCGGCAATCATCACCGGGGTGTTCAGCGGAAACTTCGCGGCGTCGGCGTCGGGGGCGGTACCGATCAGGCCGATAACGCTACTGCGAACGGTTTGAATCGGGCGCGGGCCGTAGTCAATTTCTACAACCTCAACCCCGTGTAAAAACGATGGCATGGCTTATTTCTCCTTGCTGGTTCTGGGTTTGGCTTCCACTTTGACCGGCTCGATCTTCCCTGCCAGCACCAGATATTTGGCTTGGCGTGGGTTGAGCTTAACGGTCTGGCCCTGCGCCACCTGCGACCCATCGGCCATGGAAACATTCCTCTTCGCGATATAGCTCTGCTGTTCTGGCATGATCCTTCTCCTTTAGTAGACTTTGCCTGTATGCTCACCATCCGGCGCACCGCCGGTGGTCTCAACCACAGCGTTTGCCTGAATCTCGTCAATAATCCCCTGGCACAGCGCCTCCAGCACCTTGCGCCGGTACGCGGCAACAGCGCCACCGTCGTTGCTTTGGTGAGCCGGTACGGCAGCCATCCGCGCCTCGACAAAGTCGGCCATGCTCTGCTTGGTCAGCCCCATCAGAAACTCTCCTGAACTGTTGCGCTGATGTGAGGGTGCGGCTTGCCGGTAAAGGCGCAGATACAATCGCCCTGGACCGCCCCCTTGAGCTGGCCGCTGCCACCATCGATGTCGACCTTGTTCTTGCTGATCAGCGTCGTCTTTCCCGCGACGTTGATGTCGGCATTGCCGCCGACGTCAATCAAGGTCTGACCGGCGGTGTTGATGTGCAACTGGCCGGCGGCGCGGTCGTACTGCACAAAGCCGCCGTCAGCAAAGTCAATGCGGCGCACCGTTTCGCGGTCACCATTGGCCGGGTGCGCTGCCTGGTAAATCGCCGGGAGCACCAGGCCTTGGGCCAGGTCGCCGCAGGGGGCCAGCAGCAGAACTTGTTCGCCGACCTCGGGTGCCCACCAGTCGCGGTCGTTGCTTGCGCGGCGAGTCAGCCAGGGAAGCCAGGTGGTCAGCAGGTTGCCCGATTTGACCCGCACTTTTGCGGCGGGTGCGTCGAGTTCAGCCACCGTGCCGACGCGCAACAGGTTGGCAACCATGCGCTCCAGCTCACTGACGCGGTAGTTCAGCGGCTCGTTCATCAGTCGCTGCCTCCCAGCTTGATATAGTCGTCCTCGTGGGGCTCGCCGATTTCCGGTGCAAAGCCGACGTAGAGCTCGGAGGGCAGCACGCCTTCTCCGGCCCAGATATCGGCCCCCAGGCGCACCCGCTGTTCCCAGGTCACAGCCCACAGCGCAACGCCCGCCTTGTCGAACTCGGCCCCGTACAGGTTGTCGAGTCGGGTCACGCTGGCCGCGCTGCAGCCGGTCTGCCCGAAGCGCGCCCCCTCCACCTCGGCCAGCACACCTTCGGCCAGCTCCAGCGCATCCATGCCGCGCTCGTTGCGGCCTCCCGCGTGCCGCGTCAGGCAGTAAGCGCTGTAGCGGCACAGAAAGTCGTATTCGCCGTTGCCGTGCTCGCTGCCCCGGGTCGCACCCAGGCAGGCCACCAGCACCGCAGGCGCCGCCAGGCTGCCCCGCGACAGCTCCCCGCCGGAGAACTCCCCCGCGTACAGGTCGCAAGTGCGAAGACCGGGCAGGGCTGTTTTCAGGTGCGCCACGGCGGCGCGCTGCAGCTGGTTGGGAGTCGTCACTTAATAGCCTCCGCCGTCAAAAACCGAGCGCCCCGGCTTGAACTCGGCAGCGTAGGTGTCGTCACCTGCAGCCTCCTGCGCCTGATCGTCCACGCCAAGGCTGACCTTGCCGCCGGCGATCTCGCGCAGCAGCCTGCGGGCCTCATCGGCCTGCTTGCTCCAGCGCTCGTCGTGTGTGTCGGAATCGGTGGCCAGCACGTCGCGGGCCAGAATGCACGCCAGGCGCGTCAGAGTCAGCGGCACGGTGGAAAGCGGCAGCTCGTAGCGCGGCGCCAGATACATATCGATTTCAGCCGAAGCGTCCGCAATCGCCGCGTCGATCACGGCGGAATCGATAATCCCCGCGCCGTCGCGGTCGGTGAGCTGCACCAGCAGCTGCTCGCCGAATCTCTCTATCATCTGTGCCTGGGTGCAATACATCGGTTACTCCTTCTTTGCCCCGCCGGCCTTCTTGCCGCCCTTGGCCTTGCCACCCTCGACCCCGGCCTCAACTTCGAGCATCGGCTCGTTGAAAAGCACCTCCAGCTCTTTCTCGCTGAAGTGATCATCGGCGTATTCGGTCGGCTGCTTGCTGTGGGCGACGCCGCAGCGG
Protein-coding sequences here:
- a CDS encoding phage baseplate assembly protein V, whose translation is MNEPLNYRVSELERMVANLLRVGTVAELDAPAAKVRVKSGNLLTTWLPWLTRRASNDRDWWAPEVGEQVLLLAPCGDLAQGLVLPAIYQAAHPANGDRETVRRIDFADGGFVQYDRAAGQLHINTAGQTLIDVGGNADINVAGKTTLISKNKVDIDGGSGQLKGAVQGDCICAFTGKPHPHISATVQESF
- a CDS encoding gp436 family protein, with the translated sequence MYCTQAQMIERFGEQLLVQLTDRDGAGIIDSAVIDAAIADASAEIDMYLAPRYELPLSTVPLTLTRLACILARDVLATDSDTHDERWSKQADEARRLLREIAGGKVSLGVDDQAQEAAGDDTYAAEFKPGRSVFDGGGY
- a CDS encoding HI1506-related protein, translated to MIRITARRDGFRRCGVAHSKQPTEYADDHFSEKELEVLFNEPMLEVEAGVEGGKAKGGKKAGGAKKE